The following are encoded in a window of Arthrobacter antioxidans genomic DNA:
- a CDS encoding trypsin-like serine protease: protein MHPRRQILQLQGNPNDTRGGAGTCSGDSGGPVFLDDYLVTVSSSGFNTICRSINGYQRTDAAVVQDWLVLTTDQITTRDGGPSRSPTPITAAPGRRHP, encoded by the coding sequence CTGCACCCACGGCGCCAGATCCTCCAGCTGCAGGGCAATCCCAATGACACGCGTGGCGGTGCAGGTACCTGCTCCGGGGACTCGGGAGGCCCAGTCTTCCTCGATGACTACCTCGTGACCGTGAGTTCGTCCGGATTCAACACCATCTGCCGGTCCATCAACGGGTATCAGCGGACCGACGCCGCCGTCGTCCAGGACTGGCTCGTCCTGACAACCGACCAAATAACCACCCGGGACGGCGGACCGTCGCGGTCACCGACACCAATTACAGCCGCGCCAGGTCGCCGTCATCCCTGA
- a CDS encoding ester cyclase, with product MTRDANIHAQERFGAAVNSGKLEGFDDVVAAGCVDHDPAPGQGPGPQGFKDLFTGLRSSFPDLHLDVEHLTATDGDVAFAYTITGTHQGPLMGHPPTGKSFKIRGMQIGRFEDGKLVERWGSSDQLGMLTQLGLSPQP from the coding sequence ATGACCAGGGACGCCAATATCCACGCCCAGGAGCGCTTCGGCGCCGCTGTAAACAGCGGCAAACTCGAAGGGTTCGACGACGTCGTCGCGGCCGGCTGTGTCGACCACGACCCGGCACCCGGACAAGGACCGGGCCCACAGGGATTCAAGGACCTGTTCACAGGGTTGCGCTCCTCTTTTCCGGATCTACACCTCGACGTCGAACACCTCACAGCCACCGACGGCGACGTCGCGTTCGCCTACACGATCACCGGGACACATCAGGGGCCGCTGATGGGCCACCCGCCCACCGGCAAGAGCTTCAAAATCCGGGGCATGCAGATCGGACGCTTCGAAGACGGCAAACTCGTCGAGCGCTGGGGCAGCAGCGACCAGCTGGGCATGCTTACCCAACTCGGGCTGTCCCCGCAGCCTTAA
- a CDS encoding sortase domain-bontaining protein, whose product MSFAIPSTGAESDLLRTGLRDNGSLEVPPDGPGAPASWYTQSPTRGERGPAVLLGHVNATNGGPGIFADLRSLTTGDTIKVLREDGSTATFTFDRGEQYPKNEFPTQTVYGNTPGWELRLITCDGYDPETGDFDDNYVVYATLTP is encoded by the coding sequence GTGTCGTTCGCCATTCCCTCCACCGGCGCCGAGTCAGACCTACTCCGCACGGGACTACGAGACAACGGGTCCCTGGAAGTCCCCCCGGACGGGCCCGGCGCACCAGCGAGCTGGTACACCCAGTCCCCCACCCGCGGAGAACGCGGACCCGCCGTCCTCCTCGGACACGTCAACGCCACCAACGGTGGACCCGGCATCTTCGCCGACCTCCGATCCCTCACCACCGGCGACACCATCAAGGTGCTGCGCGAAGACGGCAGCACCGCGACCTTCACCTTCGACCGCGGCGAGCAATACCCCAAGAATGAATTCCCCACCCAGACCGTGTACGGCAACACCCCAGGATGGGAACTACGCCTCATTACCTGTGACGGGTACGACCCCGAAACCGGCGACTTCGACGACAACTACGTCGTCTACGCCACCCTCACCCCCTGA
- a CDS encoding GAF domain-containing protein, with translation MTTLALAEANLSIDDVWVRYYGLGGAISAFELHAYLAGLLPLPSSERNLVAEATNELLELTPVQIRVPVDVDDSAAQSGGGSRRELGAAGSFLFNAEEQEGERLAAVERTQLLDSVPEDRFDRYTQQARDYFQVSSSTIALLDDRRMFLKSVLGPVAQDLSRDITFCQSTIRSAGPLIVKDALEDDRFSTNPLVTGDPFIRFYAGYPLRGPRGWTVGALCVIDQKPRDFSAKDGRFLRTLAGLVEDEIND, from the coding sequence ATGACCACCCTCGCCCTGGCAGAAGCGAATCTGAGCATCGACGATGTGTGGGTCCGGTACTACGGGCTGGGAGGTGCGATCTCCGCCTTCGAGCTGCACGCCTATCTGGCTGGCCTGTTGCCTCTGCCGTCGAGTGAGCGGAACCTGGTGGCTGAGGCAACGAATGAGTTGCTCGAGCTGACACCGGTGCAGATCCGGGTGCCGGTCGACGTCGACGATTCAGCGGCGCAATCGGGTGGGGGCTCCCGGCGGGAGCTCGGCGCTGCCGGCTCGTTCCTGTTCAATGCCGAAGAGCAGGAGGGTGAGCGTTTGGCCGCCGTGGAGCGAACCCAGCTGCTCGATTCTGTGCCCGAGGATCGGTTCGACCGATACACGCAACAGGCCAGGGACTACTTCCAGGTCAGCTCCTCGACCATTGCCCTGCTCGATGACCGGCGCATGTTCCTCAAATCGGTGCTCGGACCCGTGGCGCAGGACCTGTCGCGGGACATCACGTTCTGTCAGTCGACGATCCGCAGCGCCGGGCCTCTGATCGTCAAGGACGCACTCGAGGACGATCGGTTCAGCACCAACCCCCTGGTGACCGGGGATCCCTTCATCCGCTTCTATGCCGGCTACCCGTTGCGGGGCCCGCGCGGGTGGACCGTCGGCGCGCTCTGCGTCATCGACCAGAAACCGCGTGACTTCTCAGCCAAGGACGGGCGGTTCCTGCGCACACTGGCCGGCCTCGTCGAAGACGAAATCAACGACTGA
- a CDS encoding CHRD domain-containing protein, translating to MNKKMRFLAVPALAISAVAMAGSPAMAAHDGTYSSTLGQLSGTTGSGSITLDVVGDKATVNLQVSGLAETFMDAPYPHVQHIHGGAKGQCPTVADDANGDGILSTTDGAASYGGILTTLTTSGATTPAEGLNLALGGQGGSYTVEREITLDMATQEALAAGTAVVVVHGLDPATVTATEEAFNAPSDLEPSLPLGATSPALCGVLSAQQMGAMPNGGADTGVAQETGSNAGVLALGGGLVLAAAAGGTYMVRRNNA from the coding sequence ATGAACAAGAAAATGCGTTTCCTCGCCGTACCGGCCCTCGCCATCAGCGCAGTTGCTATGGCCGGCTCCCCCGCTATGGCCGCCCATGACGGCACCTACTCCTCGACCCTGGGCCAGCTCAGCGGCACCACCGGCTCCGGCTCGATCACGCTCGACGTCGTAGGCGACAAGGCGACGGTCAACCTGCAGGTCTCCGGTCTCGCCGAGACCTTCATGGATGCCCCGTACCCCCACGTCCAGCACATCCACGGCGGCGCAAAGGGCCAGTGCCCCACGGTCGCTGACGACGCCAACGGCGACGGCATCCTCAGCACCACCGACGGCGCCGCATCCTACGGCGGCATCCTCACCACCCTCACCACCTCCGGTGCCACCACCCCCGCTGAGGGCCTGAACCTCGCCCTCGGCGGCCAGGGTGGCAGCTACACCGTCGAGCGCGAGATCACGCTCGACATGGCCACCCAGGAAGCCCTCGCCGCCGGCACCGCCGTCGTCGTCGTCCACGGTCTGGACCCCGCCACGGTGACCGCCACCGAAGAGGCCTTCAACGCTCCCAGCGACCTGGAGCCCTCACTTCCCCTCGGCGCGACCTCGCCCGCACTGTGTGGAGTCCTCTCCGCACAGCAGATGGGTGCCATGCCTAACGGTGGCGCCGACACCGGCGTTGCCCAGGAAACCGGCTCCAACGCCGGCGTCCTCGCCCTCGGTGGCGGCCTCGTCCTGGCCGCAGCAGCCGGTGGCACCTACATGGTTCGCCGCAACAACGCATAA
- a CDS encoding IS3 family transposase (programmed frameshift) yields the protein MAKPYPEEFRRDVVSVARKREAPLAQIAKDFGISEGTLNNWLKRADVEDGVRPGVTQADAAELRELRKRNRLLEQENEILRRAAAFFARELPPKMKYPLVRDLAANGIPVTVACRVLGFSPQGFNKWRRDPVSQREWDDAHLTNLALDIHHDDPTFGYRFVADEIADHGVRASERRIWRICSQQRLWSLHAKKRGLTRKAGPPVHDDLVLRQFRADRPNQLWLTDITEHRTDTGKLYLCAIKDVHSKRIVGYSMDDRMTSALAVSAVRNAIRLRGPVDTILHSDRGSQFRSKVFVQMLKSNGLTGSMGRVGACGDNAAMESFFALLQKNVLDRRRWATKEDLRLAIVTWIERTYHRKRRQRALGRLTPIEFEILGQAATKAVRNQQHPTGN from the exons ATGGCAAAGCCGTATCCGGAAGAGTTCCGTCGCGACGTCGTATCCGTCGCACGAAAGCGCGAAGCACCGCTGGCTCAGATCGCGAAGGACTTCGGGATCAGCGAAGGCACACTGAACAACTGGCTGAAACGCGCCGACGTCGAGGACGGTGTCCGGCCAGGAGTGACGCAGGCAGACGCGGCCGAGCTCCGCGAGCTTAGGAAACGCAACCGGTTGCTGGAGCAAGAGAACGAGATCCTGCGCCGGGCGGCGGCGTTCTTCGCCCGTGAGCTGC CCCCCAAAATGAAATACCCGCTGGTCCGTGACCTCGCCGCTAACGGGATTCCCGTCACGGTGGCCTGCCGGGTTCTGGGATTCTCACCCCAGGGATTCAACAAGTGGCGCCGTGATCCGGTCTCGCAACGGGAATGGGACGACGCGCACCTGACGAACCTCGCCCTGGACATCCACCACGACGACCCGACCTTCGGATACCGGTTCGTCGCCGACGAGATCGCCGACCACGGTGTGAGAGCGTCCGAACGGCGCATCTGGCGGATCTGCTCCCAGCAACGCCTGTGGTCCCTGCACGCCAAGAAACGCGGACTGACCCGGAAAGCCGGCCCTCCCGTGCACGATGACCTCGTGCTGCGCCAGTTCCGGGCCGACCGGCCGAACCAGCTGTGGCTCACGGACATCACCGAGCACCGCACCGACACCGGCAAGCTCTACCTCTGCGCGATCAAGGACGTGCATTCCAAGCGGATCGTCGGCTACTCGATGGATGACCGGATGACCTCGGCTCTGGCCGTGTCCGCGGTGCGGAACGCGATTCGGCTCCGCGGCCCGGTCGACACGATCCTGCACTCCGACCGCGGGTCGCAATTCCGGTCGAAGGTCTTCGTGCAGATGCTCAAGAGCAACGGGCTGACCGGGTCGATGGGGCGGGTCGGAGCCTGCGGAGACAACGCGGCGATGGAGTCGTTCTTCGCGCTTTTGCAGAAGAACGTTCTAGACCGGCGGCGGTGGGCCACGAAGGAAGACTTGAGACTGGCGATCGTGACCTGGATCGAGCGGACCTATCACCGCAAACGCCGCCAGCGAGCCCTCGGCAGACTGACCCCGATCGAGTTCGAGATACTAGGACAAGCCGCCACTAAAGCAGTCAGAAACCAGCAACACCCAACTGGAAATTAA
- a CDS encoding YsnF/AvaK domain-containing protein gives MISQNDINTILSSKSTVMDSNGTKIGSAGQVYLDDQTGDPSWVTVKTGLFGTSESFVPLQGASLNGHDVHVGYSKDQAKDAPRIESDGDLSPEEENRLYRHYGLSGHTDQADRKGDALNDKTGTTGVVGTGKSDRNERGYQAGDERVDRKDAPGTVGYDTSGPTTDDAMTRSEEELRVGTERREAGKARMRKYVVTENVTKTVPVSKEQVRVEREPITDANRGDAMDGPAISEEEHEVVLNEERVVVDKEAVPVERVRLNKETVTAQETVTDEVRKEKIEILDADGTDINNSTKNKR, from the coding sequence ATGATTTCGCAGAACGACATCAACACCATCCTCTCCAGCAAAAGCACCGTGATGGATTCCAACGGGACGAAGATCGGCTCGGCCGGTCAGGTCTACCTGGACGACCAGACCGGCGACCCGAGCTGGGTCACCGTGAAGACGGGCCTGTTCGGCACCTCGGAGTCCTTCGTCCCCCTGCAGGGCGCAAGCCTCAACGGCCACGACGTGCACGTCGGCTACAGCAAGGACCAGGCCAAGGACGCACCCCGGATCGAATCCGATGGTGACCTCAGCCCCGAAGAAGAGAACCGCCTCTACCGCCACTACGGCCTCTCCGGACACACCGACCAGGCCGACCGGAAGGGCGACGCCCTGAACGACAAGACCGGCACGACCGGGGTCGTCGGGACCGGCAAGTCCGATCGCAATGAGCGTGGCTACCAGGCCGGCGATGAGCGCGTCGACCGCAAGGATGCGCCAGGCACTGTCGGGTATGACACGTCGGGACCTACGACCGATGATGCGATGACCCGCTCCGAGGAGGAGCTCCGTGTCGGCACGGAGCGCCGCGAGGCCGGCAAGGCGCGCATGCGCAAGTACGTGGTGACCGAGAACGTCACCAAGACCGTCCCGGTCAGTAAGGAACAGGTCCGCGTGGAGCGCGAGCCGATCACGGACGCCAACCGCGGCGACGCCATGGACGGGCCGGCGATCAGCGAGGAAGAGCACGAAGTCGTCCTCAACGAAGAGCGGGTCGTCGTGGACAAGGAAGCCGTCCCCGTCGAGCGTGTCCGCCTGAACAAGGAAACCGTCACTGCCCAGGAAACCGTCACCGACGAGGTCCGCAAGGAAAAGATCGAGATCCTCGACGCCGACGGAACCGACATCAACAACAGCACCAAGAACAAGCGCTAG
- a CDS encoding GAF and ANTAR domain-containing protein — MPSSQYGGNERERDLATELAELARGLQQEPDSDAILGGFVHAALELIPGVDEGSVSIVLGRRAIGCRAPSGDLPVRIDALQMETGEGPCMEAAYEHRTVRVPDMALETRWPLFAQRATEAGAKGMLSIQLWVEGDDLGALNLYSYEANAFTDESENIGLLVASHAAVAFAEAEKSRQLHAAVDSRDAIGQAKGVLMERHKITGEQAFIVLSMASQRTHLKLRDVADYLITSGELPNENTAR; from the coding sequence ATGCCGTCGTCACAGTACGGCGGTAATGAGCGGGAACGTGATCTCGCTACGGAGCTGGCGGAGCTGGCCAGAGGATTGCAGCAGGAACCGGATTCGGACGCGATCCTTGGCGGGTTCGTCCACGCGGCCCTCGAACTGATCCCCGGTGTCGACGAAGGGTCCGTCAGTATCGTGTTGGGGCGAAGAGCCATCGGATGCCGTGCCCCGTCGGGGGATCTGCCCGTGCGGATCGATGCGTTGCAGATGGAGACCGGTGAGGGCCCGTGCATGGAAGCGGCGTACGAGCACCGGACGGTCCGGGTGCCGGATATGGCGCTCGAGACGCGGTGGCCGCTCTTCGCGCAGCGGGCCACCGAGGCGGGCGCCAAGGGGATGCTGTCCATCCAGTTGTGGGTCGAAGGCGATGACCTGGGCGCCCTGAATCTCTATTCGTACGAGGCGAACGCGTTCACGGACGAGTCGGAGAACATCGGTCTGCTGGTCGCCTCCCATGCTGCCGTGGCGTTCGCCGAGGCCGAGAAGAGCCGGCAACTCCACGCGGCGGTGGACTCCAGGGATGCCATCGGCCAGGCCAAAGGCGTTCTCATGGAACGCCACAAGATCACCGGCGAGCAGGCGTTCATCGTGCTGTCCATGGCCAGCCAGCGCACCCACCTGAAGCTCCGGGATGTCGCCGACTACCTCATCACCAGCGGCGAACTCCCCAACGAGAACACCGCACGCTAG
- a CDS encoding alpha/beta fold hydrolase, with translation MLHSTRQGSGKPLLLIHGLGSSSGNWDPIIPALAAERDVIAVDLPGCGESAPLTGETTIATLTHAVEAFIRDAELGDIDVVGSSMGARMVMEMARRGHAGTTVALDPGGFWNDRQAAIFGASIKASVALVRRIQPALPFLTGNPVGRTALLAQFSAHPWKLPQDLVLHELRGFKTSTSLDPALNALVHGPRQEGAPAGSLKGKMVIGWGRKDKVTVPSEAARATELFPDATLHWFENCGHFPHWDQPAEAARLILESTA, from the coding sequence ATGCTGCACTCGACCCGGCAAGGCTCCGGTAAGCCACTCCTGTTGATTCATGGGCTCGGTTCCAGTAGTGGCAACTGGGACCCGATAATCCCGGCGCTGGCCGCTGAACGCGATGTGATCGCCGTCGACCTCCCCGGTTGCGGCGAATCCGCGCCGCTAACCGGCGAAACCACCATTGCCACGCTGACCCATGCCGTCGAAGCGTTTATCCGCGACGCGGAACTGGGCGATATTGATGTGGTGGGCAGCTCCATGGGCGCCCGGATGGTAATGGAAATGGCACGTCGAGGGCACGCTGGCACCACTGTCGCACTGGACCCTGGTGGATTCTGGAATGACCGCCAGGCAGCGATTTTTGGTGCAAGCATCAAGGCCTCCGTCGCACTGGTGCGCCGCATCCAACCGGCGCTCCCCTTCCTCACGGGCAACCCCGTGGGCCGCACGGCCCTGCTGGCACAGTTCTCCGCCCACCCCTGGAAGCTGCCGCAGGATCTGGTCCTGCACGAGCTTCGCGGGTTCAAGACATCAACCAGTCTGGACCCGGCCCTCAACGCGCTGGTTCACGGGCCCCGCCAGGAAGGCGCGCCGGCCGGTTCACTCAAGGGCAAAATGGTCATTGGATGGGGGCGGAAGGATAAGGTCACCGTTCCCAGTGAGGCAGCGCGAGCGACGGAGCTGTTCCCGGATGCAACGCTGCACTGGTTCGAGAACTGCGGTCACTTCCCGCACTGGGACCAGCCAGCGGAAGCGGCGCGCCTGATCCTCGAGAGCACCGCCTGA
- a CDS encoding GAF and ANTAR domain-containing protein has product MPDERELAREVEQDTVTARLQDLVMESDDVQEFLTGLVTVAAEAFTGEHGEVFCAVTLLRPHSNVSVASSSEEAQRMDEIQLGFDDGPCLRAAREGETVHVADFLTETRFPEYRKAIAANGIRSALGVPIRLDAGASAGLDFYSTEPHTFNEKGITVAEGLARDASRSLRLAVRIAHLGEEARNRQSAMESRTAIDMAVGAIMAQNRCGQDEAIGILRRASNSRNVKLKDLSEGILASLGQTDPIRTHFSSAPSVAPEQSQSQSQ; this is encoded by the coding sequence GTGCCGGATGAGCGGGAGCTTGCTCGCGAAGTTGAGCAGGACACTGTGACCGCGCGGTTGCAGGACCTGGTGATGGAAAGCGATGACGTCCAGGAGTTCCTGACCGGTTTGGTAACCGTGGCCGCCGAGGCTTTTACCGGCGAGCACGGGGAAGTGTTCTGCGCGGTGACCCTGCTTCGGCCGCACTCCAACGTGTCGGTCGCCAGCAGCAGCGAGGAAGCTCAGCGGATGGACGAGATCCAGCTCGGTTTCGATGACGGTCCGTGCCTTCGCGCCGCCCGCGAGGGGGAAACCGTCCATGTCGCTGATTTCCTGACGGAGACGCGTTTCCCCGAGTACAGGAAGGCCATCGCCGCGAATGGCATCCGTTCCGCGTTGGGTGTCCCGATCAGACTCGATGCGGGAGCCAGTGCGGGTCTCGATTTTTACTCCACCGAACCCCATACATTCAACGAGAAGGGGATCACGGTCGCGGAGGGACTCGCGCGTGATGCCTCGCGGTCGCTGCGCCTTGCCGTGCGTATCGCGCACCTCGGCGAGGAGGCACGGAACCGCCAGAGCGCGATGGAATCCCGTACCGCCATTGATATGGCGGTCGGCGCGATCATGGCGCAGAACCGGTGCGGGCAGGACGAAGCCATTGGCATCCTGCGGCGGGCATCGAACTCGAGGAATGTGAAGCTCAAGGACCTCTCCGAAGGCATCCTGGCCTCCCTCGGTCAGACAGACCCGATCCGCACCCACTTCAGTTCAGCGCCGTCCGTTGCGCCGGAACAGTCCCAGTCCCAGTCACAGTAA
- a CDS encoding sigma-70 family RNA polymerase sigma factor codes for MSDIDSLLVRVGQGESQALEDLYRLTSARVYGLARKVLIDAEMSAETTQDVFLTLWLSAAARFDPGLGTGMSWIMTLTHRRAVDKVRSEESHRTRDLKWAIKNQDIDYDQVADTVVQQSEAEALRACLHTLSAAQREAIHLAYYAGLTYVEVAAHLGIPVSTAKTRIRDGIKRLRASLQGTN; via the coding sequence GTGAGCGACATCGATTCCCTCCTCGTCCGAGTCGGGCAGGGCGAATCGCAGGCGCTCGAAGACCTGTACCGGCTGACCTCCGCCCGCGTGTACGGGCTCGCCCGGAAGGTGCTCATCGACGCCGAGATGAGCGCCGAAACGACGCAGGACGTCTTCCTTACCCTCTGGCTGAGCGCCGCCGCTCGGTTCGATCCCGGCCTGGGGACAGGAATGTCCTGGATTATGACCCTTACGCATCGCCGCGCGGTCGACAAGGTCCGCTCCGAGGAGTCCCACCGCACGAGGGACCTGAAGTGGGCGATCAAGAACCAGGACATCGACTACGACCAGGTCGCAGACACCGTCGTCCAGCAATCTGAAGCCGAAGCACTTCGGGCTTGCCTGCACACTCTGTCCGCGGCGCAGCGTGAGGCGATCCACCTCGCCTACTACGCCGGCCTGACCTATGTCGAGGTCGCCGCCCACCTGGGCATCCCCGTATCGACTGCCAAAACGCGGATCCGGGACGGGATCAAACGGCTTAGAGCCTCTCTCCAGGGCACGAACTAA